In one window of Acidobacteriota bacterium DNA:
- a CDS encoding DUF1282 domain-containing protein — protein MADITSSSGALDSTPAKSFPSRFIGVFIEPGETFEDIARKPDWIAPLAVVILASFAVVETMLLKIGATQIVLQSLQSSGRAASMDAAQLSQMAERPAAIMRIAMPAGALVGVPVFLLIAAGFGLLVLNGFFGRHARFKDVFSVACYANLPSILGALMAIAVMLLGDADTFNPRSPAPTNPGFFMNPLTTSHVVFALATSLDFVVFWFMVLLAIGLSRVVQKKVKTSTIFLIFLGAWVLLTAAKVGFALISS, from the coding sequence ATGGCCGATATTACTTCCTCGTCCGGGGCCCTCGATAGCACCCCTGCCAAATCGTTTCCCTCCCGCTTTATCGGCGTCTTCATTGAACCTGGGGAGACGTTTGAAGACATCGCGCGCAAGCCGGACTGGATTGCGCCGCTTGCTGTGGTGATCCTTGCATCATTTGCCGTAGTGGAAACCATGCTACTGAAGATCGGCGCAACCCAGATTGTCCTGCAAAGTCTCCAGAGCAGCGGGCGGGCGGCATCCATGGACGCGGCCCAGTTGAGCCAGATGGCTGAAAGGCCTGCCGCAATCATGCGCATCGCGATGCCGGCCGGCGCGCTCGTGGGCGTCCCTGTTTTCCTGCTGATTGCCGCTGGCTTCGGACTGCTGGTTTTGAACGGGTTTTTCGGCCGTCACGCCAGGTTCAAGGATGTGTTTTCGGTGGCTTGCTACGCCAACCTGCCGAGCATTCTGGGCGCATTGATGGCCATCGCAGTTATGTTACTCGGCGACGCCGATACCTTCAATCCGCGGAGTCCGGCGCCTACCAATCCGGGATTTTTCATGAACCCGTTGACGACTTCGCACGTCGTTTTTGCGCTGGCGACTTCGCTGGACTTTGTTGTCTTCTGGTTTATGGTCCTGCTAGCCATCGGCCTTTCCAGGGTTGTACAGAAAAAGGTGAAGACCAGCACGATCTTTTTGATCTTTCTGGGAGCGTGGGTGTTGTTGACGGCTGCCAAAGTTGGATTTGCTTTGATCTCCTCGTGA